The Thermotoga sp. KOL6 genome contains the following window.
GCTTCTAGAGCTTCTAAACACTCACTTTTCCAATCTCTTTTCCAGAGGAGATCGTGTTCTTGTGAAACCAAATTTAATCGCTGCCAGAAAACCAGAGGAAGCTGCCACAACCCATCCAACAATCTTGAGAACAGTTCTCGAATATTTGCTAGACAAGGGTGTACAACCTTTTGTTGGAGATAGCCCGGCGTTCAGCAATTTCAAAAGAGTGGTGAAAGTTACAAGAGTTGAAGAGGTTTGTGAAGAACTCAAGGTTCCTCTCACTCCCTTGGACGATCCTATCGAAGTGAACGGGGAAATATTCAGAAAAATAAAAATCTCACGGAAAGTTCTTGAGGCTGATAAAGTAGTTAATCTTCCAAAGTTCAAAACTCATTCTCAAATGGTAATGACTCTTGGGGTAAAAAACACTTTCGGATGTGTAACGGGGTTGGAGAAATCTTCTTGGCACATGCGCGCAAAGAATTACGATGATTTCGCTAATCTTTTGATAGATATACATCGAATCGTTTCTCCTATCTTGACAGTTCTGGATGGTATCGAGGGTATGGAAGGGAACGGTCCAACAAATGGAAGGAAGAAAAACTTTGGAATCATAGCAGTATCAAGGAATGCCTTTGCCTTAGACGACGCTATATGTTCCTTTCTTGGTATAGATCATCTTGTTTACACAGTGAAAAATGCACGAAGGAGGATGGTCACACCTGAATACGAAGTCTTTGGTTCATTTTCTTCTACTATTCAACTTCCTTCGACTGTGTCCACCTTCGAAAGATTCTCCAGAGCATTTTCGAGATTCTTCGTTAAATACCCCAGCATAGACAAGAGAAGATGTATAAAATGTAGGCTGTGTGAAGAAAGGTGTCCTGCCTCAGCGATTGATATCTCCAAGCAAGAGATCGATTATCAAAAGTGCATAAGATGTTATGTCTGCCACGAAGTATGCCCTCAAAATGCTATAAAACTTGTCAGAAAGCTTATATAATATTTGCATATATTGAGAAAAACGGAATTTCGGTGATATAATTTCTCTGTACAATGTTGAGAATGATTCTCAAAAAGGAGGAAAAAAGATGAGGCTTTCAGATCTCGTACCTGGTCTTCGTGCAAAAATTAAAAACTTGGATTTCCATGGAGATACTCATGAAAAACTTGTAGGGATGGGATTCGTACCGGGCGAAGAGGTTGAGATTGTTCAGGTGGCGCCCTTTGGAGATCCTATTGTCTGTAGAGTAGGACAAAGAAACATTACTCTAAGAAAAAGAGATGCTGAGAATATAGAAGTGGAAGTGCTATCCGAGGTTGTTCCTCTTCTCATAGCGAGAGACGGCATTTACGAAGTTGTGGCAATGAGAGGTGGAAGAAATTTTGCTCTCAGGATGAGGGCTTTAGGAATAGAAAAAGGTAAAAGAATACGCGTTTCCGGTGGTACGTATTACATCGAAAACAGACGTATTGCTCTTGGAAGAGGAGAGGCCATGAAGATTTGGGTGAGGAGGATCGGAAATGGCCCTGAAAAGTTCGATTCGTGAAAAAGAAGCCTCTCTCCAAACGATCAAAGTTGCTCTTGCAGGTTGTCCAAACGTTGGAAAAACTAGCCTTTTCAACGCTTTAACAGGAACGAAGCAGTACGTTGCCAATTGGCCAGGTGTCACAGTCGAGAAAAAAGAAGGCTTTTTCGATTACGAAGGATACAAGATTCATCTTGTCGATCTCCCTGGAACGTATTCTCTGGGATACTCCTCCATGGACGAAAAAATAGCGCGTGATTACATTTTAAAAGGAAATGCAGATATCGTGGTTGTTGTAGGGGACTCCGTCAATCCTGAACAGAGTTTATACCTATTACTCGAAATATTGGAAATGGAAAAAAAGGTGATATTAGCCCTCACTGCAATAGACGAAGCTAAAAAAGTTGGAATTAAAATCGACAGATATGAGCTCCAGAAGCATTTGGGAGTCCCGGTTGTCTTCACTTCATCCGTTACAGGAGAAGGAATCGAAGAACTCAAGGAAAAAATAGTAGATTACTCCCAGAAAGAAGATGTTCTTCACAGAATATTGATAAGATACGGGGATGATATAGAACGCAGGATATCTCAAATTGAGAGATTCCTTCACAGTAAAAGAATAAAAGTGAGTCCAAGATATTTTGCCTTGAAGTACCTTTCTGGTGATCCAGAATTTTACAAAGAAGGAGTGAAGATGGGTTTACCCGAGCTCGATGAAGAAGAAAGAATAGGTTACCGTCTCCTCATCTCCAAGAAAAAAAGGGAATACATCGAGAATGTCATAAAAGAAGCCTATTCAAACGCTATGGGAAAACCTTTTTCCTTGTCCGAAGCTATAGACCATGTATTGACGCACAAATTCCTCGCCTTTCCCTTGTTTTTTGCTCTAATGTATCTTGTGTTCAAATTCACATTTGATATCGCTCAGGTCTTTGCCGATTTGTTGGATTCAGCTTTTTCTCACTTGGGATCCTTTTTAGTAAATTCCTTCGGTGAGAATCTCTTCACTTCGTTCCTTGCCGATGGTATAGTCGGCGGTGTGGGAAGTGTTTTGGTGTTTGTTCCCAACATTTTTGCAATGTTTCTGGCCCTCGGCTTTTTGGAGGAAAGTGGTTATCTTCCAAGAGCCGCTTTTGTGATGGATAGAATCATGGAAAAGTTCAAGCTGAGTGGGAGAGCTTTCATGTCTCTTATTCTTGGATTTGGTTGTAACGTGCCTTCAATTATGGCCACTCGATCGATCGATGACCCAAAAGAAAGGCTCGTCACGATATTGATCGCCCCATTCATGAGTTGTAGTGCTAGGTTGCCAGTTTATCTTCTCATTTTGAGGATCTTCTTCCCGAATTATTCTGCTGCTATGCTTTTCATGATTTACTCTCTCAGCATATTGGTAACTCTTCTTTCATCCGTGGTTATAAACTGGCTGTTCTATCGGGGGAAAACTTCTCCTCTTATAATGGAACTCCCAAGATACAGGTTACCAACGTTCAGAAATCTGTACATTTATACTTGGAACAGGGGAAAACACTTTCTGAAGAAGGCTGGAACGATCATCTTCGTCTCTGCGATACTCATATGGGTCTTGAGTTATTTCCCTGCCGGTGGTGATGTGGAAAAAAGTTTTTCTGCAATGATTGGAAAATCTTTGGAATGGATTTTTAAACCTTTCGGTTATTCCTGGAAAATCGTCACATCTCTTTTCTACGGTGCTGTAGCGAAAGAAGTTATCGTTTCTACCATGGCGATGCTCTATGGATTCCAAGAGGAAACTCTGTCCGGAGCCAAAGAAGCACTGGCGATGGAAATGGACCCTGTTTCTGCCATTTCTTTTCTCCTATTTGTCATGGCTTACATTCCGTGTTTTGCAACGATCGCCACTATTTATTCTGAGACAAACAGTCTGAAATGGACTCTGTTTTCCATAGGATACTCACTGACTGTAGCATACAGCATTTCACTTCTTGCCTTTTATTTGGGTAAAATGGTGGTGATGCTCGTATGAATGTTCTCATGTTCTTTTTGACAATGCTTTCTGCCGTTTTTTATATGAGAGAGGATTTTCTTTTTGGAATCTTTCTCGGCGTGGTCTCTCTAGTGTTTCTTTTCGGTGCCTTCGAAACATCTAAAGAGAAGTACAAGGCACATTTGTTCGTTGGGAGTGTGATCGTTCTCTTCTTTGCAGGGATGAGTCTTTTGGAATACTCGGTCGGCTTCTTAAAGCCCCTTTTGGGTGAAGAGAAGGAGGGATTATCACTGGGTAACTTTATTTTGTTTTTTGAAGGCGTAGTTTCTCTCTTCTTTGTCTTCAAGAAAAGGGTGATAGGGTGAGGGTAAAAATCGTACTTTTTTCCCTCTTTTTCGGAGTGCTTACGTTCGGGTTCAATTTGATTCTGGAATCCACTCCTACTTTGTACGATGTGGTGGAATATTACGCTGGTGATTGGTGTATATTCAGAATGGTGTACGATGGAACTGTTGATCCGTACAATCCTCCTCTCCTCGAAACAAACGCAACAGTCGTTGGAAAGGTAATAAAGTGGAAAAGTCCCACGGAGAAATTGATAGAAATTCATCGAGATGAGTCCACTTTAAATTTGATAGTAATCCATGGAATGGACGCTAGAGAATACACTGGAGAAATGACCCCCTACAAAAAAGAGATCATCAAGATATTCAAAGAGTTGGGAGAAAGATTTAAAATAAACACTTTCTTGTTCGTGTATCCAACGCTTCTTGCTGATCCCAACAAATCAGCAGAAGCTTTTTTGAAACTCACCAAAAACATGGACAAAATCATCATTTTTGCACACAGCATGGGAGGTATCATAGCCGAACACATCGCAAACAAAAATCCAAATAATGTAAAAGGAATCATTTTTTCAGGAACACCACATCTTGGAAGTCCACTAGCCGATATAATATTCATTGACCCAAACGAATACGAAAAAGAATTGTTCATATCAAAGAAAGAAGCAGAAAATCTTAGAGCAGCTTTGTTCGTTTCTTATGCTGGATTCAGTGTGATATACGCTCCCGGATATAAGTACTTAACATGGGGGAGGGAACCGAAGTATTTCTCCAAAATACCCTTTGTGAATCTTGCTGGAGATATACCATTAGAAGGTGTGAAAAGCATTCCTGAAGTCTTCATAAATCTTGTGACTACATCCGCATGGGATACTCTGGGACTCATGGGTTTGAAGCTATTGGCAAACAGCGTATCAGTTTTGAAAGAAGATTTCAAAAGAACCGATGGCATGGTTCCATACATTAGCGCTTCTTATGGCGGAAACACTCTTACTTTTAACGCAGATCATGAAGATCTCTACAAACGAAAGGACATAATTTTGGAAGGAATTTCCTACCTTTTGCTCAGGATTTTAGAAAATGATAGAATGAATTGGTGAGAAAGGGGATGATAACGTGAAAAGTTTGTTTATTTCCCTCTCAATAAGTCTCTTTTTACTTGCAGCATGCACTCTAACGACTATGTTCACCACTCCTCCCATAGAGCAAAACATAACAGAAACACAGTGGATTAGTGCTACAATTGAATCTTCGGAGTCAACCTTCACTGTTGTTACACAGTCAGAACTCCCCGGAGCAGATGAGCACGGAACAGTTGTTTATGTTTCTCCTTCATCAACCGATACAACGGGGTTCATCAGTGTATGGTTTGATTTGAAAAAACTGCTCGGTGAAGAAGTGGGAATAAACGATTCTTTGCATTTTTCGATCGACGTTTTACAAACAAGAGTAAATCAAGCTACAGTGACGATGAACATAATTGAAGAAGACACTGAAACGGTAATATCCACAAAACTCCTCACAAAGAACGAATGGGAAACCTTTGAAGCGACTTATACACTTTCAGAAGATCCTGACAATCTAAGCAAGTTCCTCCTTGGGATAGTAGCCTCAGATCCCGCCACGCTTGATTTTTACATTGACGATCTAAAAATAAGTATCCAATTTTCAAGTGGCGGAGTCTCATAGCCTATGGAAATATCTTTCCCCTAACTCATTCAGGAAAAGCTATAAGGGCGAAAAATGCGACATATCGTTAAAAGAAAAGAGTCTTTGGTCCGTCGTAACACACGTGCTTCACGAGGCTTTTAGCTTCTCTGATAGGCACTTGTCCTCTTTCTACCATTTCTCCTACCACGTTCGAAAGAACTCTTCTGAATACTTCTGTACGCGAACCAAAGGAAAGCAATTTCCTGGAATCTGTTACCATTCCTGCGAGGTTGTAAAGAAGATCCACAGAAGCTAAGTATTTCAAATGTACCTCCATACCGAAAGGACTGTCATTGAACCACCAAGGTGCGCCTACGAACACATTTGGAAACGCTCTGGAGATGGTTGCAATCGTTGGAAGATGGGTCGGATCGAGAACATACAAAACGATTTTCAATTTTCCATCGAACTCGTTTAAGAAATATTCAAGACCTTCTGCGATCCTTAGGAAGTTGGTAGAGATATCCCCCCCGGAGTCCGGTCCCAGTGTTCTGAAGAGTTTCTTTCTATAATCCCTCAATGCCCCTATATGAAGCTGTGTAACCCAATTCATCTCTTGATTCATTTTCCCAAACTGAACCATCATGAAAGCCTTGTAATCGTTGATTTCCTCTTGTGAAAGTTTTTCACCCTTAAAAGCCTTCCTGTGGATTCCTTCTGCCCGCTTTCTTTCCACATAATGGATGAGTGGTTCAAGTAAGGCATGATCACTAGCTACGCATCCATGCGCCTTGAAATGTTCATGGGACTTCCACAAAGCACTCAAGAAACCTTCTAAATTCGAGGTGTCTTCCCCATATCTTTCTCCAAGGCGTTCCAAGTATGCTTTCCAATCTTCTTTTTCCAGGTTCATCGCCTTGTCTGGCCTCCAAGTAGGAAGTATTTTCACATCTTCCACAACCTCTTGAGCTTTTCTATGGTACTCTAGAGTATCGATGGGATCATCTGTTGTACAAAGAATCTCTACCCCCATATCTTTAAGAAGCTTCTGAGGAGTCATTGAAGGAAGTAACTTCTTTGTTTCCTCCCATATTTCTTCTGCAGTTTCCTCTGATATCACTTTCTTTATGTTGAATCTTCTCCATAGATCGAGATGGATCCATTCGTAAGTGGGATTCCCTACAAACTTTGGAAGCACTTTTGCAAGAGCGAACCATTTTTCTTTATCGTCCATAGAACCAGTTATGTATTCTTCTGAAACCCCACATCTTCTCATCAATTCCCATACGTAATGATCCGTTGCACCTTCGACCTCCCAAATGTCGTTCCAAGGCTTATTTTCAACAATATCTTTCGCGCTCAGATGGTTATGCGGATCAACTATGGGAAGTTCTTTCACCTCGTTGAACAATTTCTCAGCAGCTTTGTTTGTCAAAAGATATTTCTCCCCGAGGAACATGAGATCACCTCCTACTGTTGTGAAAACGGTCTTTCAAAAAGAAAGTCATTTGGTATTATTATAATGATCAAGTTGAGGAAAACAAAACAAAAGAAAAGATATTAGAAATTCCAGAGTAGGGTACAATTCGCTTTGTTCAAAAAGAAACCCTCTTGAGATTTTGGGGCAATCCTTCCACGATAAAATTTGAACTAAAGAACGATATCGAAATTTGAGAGCGGATCTTTCGTAAAAAATTAAAATTCGGCAGCAAAGAGAAGTTCTTTGTTTGTTGAAATCGCTTACTAAATATCAGATATCAGGAGGGATAATGATGGAAAAACTCCTAGAAAAACACAAGATCGTAGCTGTGCTCAGGTCAGGAAGTGTGGAGGAAGCAAAAGAAAAAGCTCAAGCTGTTTTCAAAGGAGGAGTGTGTCTCATCGAAATTACCTTCACCGTTCCAAATGCAGAGACCGTGATCAGAGAAATTTCGTTTTTAAAGGAAAAGGGTGCCATTATAGGAGCAGGTACCGTTACAAATGTTGAACAATGCAAAAAAGCCATCGAGAGTGGTGCAGAATACATCATCAGTCCTCATTTGGATGAAGAAATTTCGCAATATTGTAAAGAAAGAGGGGTTTTCTACATGCCGGGCGTTATGACTCCCACCGAGATCGTGAAGGCTATGAAATTAGGTCATACGATATTGAAACTCTTTCCTGGCGAACTACTGGGACCAAAATTCGTGAAATTAATGAAAGGGCCTTTCCCAAACGTAAAATTCGTACCCACAGGAGGTGTAAACTTGAACAATGTTTGCGAATGGTTCGAAGCAGGTGTTTTGGCAGTTGGTGTTGGTAGCGCACTCGTGAAAGGTACAACGGATGAGGTGACAAAAAAGGCGCAGGCTTTCGTCAAAAAAATAAAAGAATGCACGGAATGAAAGTGGTAACGTTTATGAAAACTGCAATGTCAAGAAGGAGGTGTAAGAAATGCGTTTAAACCGCGAAACAGTGAAAGAAAGAGAAGCATGGGAAAGAATAGGGGTTAGACCTCCTTATTTCGACCTCGAAAAGGTAGAGAAAAACACAAAAGAAAGGCCAAAGTGGGTTCATTTCGGTGGAGGAAACATTTTTAGAGGGTTTGTTGCCGCCGTACTCCAAAACCTCTTAGAAGAGGGAAAAGAGGATACAGGAATAAATGTGATTGAGCTCTTCGACTACGAAGTGATAGACAAGGTTTATACTCCCTACGACAACCTTTCGATAGCCGTTACCATAAAACCCGATGGTAATTTCGAGAAGAGAATCATAGCAAGCGTAGGAGAAGCACTCAAGGGTGACCCAACGCTCCCAGATTGGAACAGAATAAAAGAAATTTTCAGGAGTCCGTCTCTTCAGTTTGCTTCTTTGACGATCACGGAAAAAGGGTACAATATTGAAGACCAAACTGGAAATCTTTTCCCACAAGTCGTGGAAGACATGAAAAGCGGACCGTCTTCTCCTCGAACCTCGATGGGTAAGGTTACCGCCCTTTTGTACGAAAGATTCAAGGCTGGCAATTTACCTGTTGCGTTCCTCAGTCTTGACAATTTTTCTAGAAACGGTGAAAAACTTTATAATTCTGTGAGAAAAATTGCAGAAGAATGGGTAAAAAACAATCTAGTAGAAGAAGATTTCCTCACCTATTTGGAAAGAGGGGTTTCGTTTCCGTGGAGTATGATCGACAAGATCGTTCCAGGGCCTTCCGATTTTACCAAGAAACACCTTGAAGATTTAGGAATTGAAGGCATGGAAATTTTCGTCACATCGAAAAAGACTCATATTGCTCCTTTTGTGAATATGGAATGGGCACAGTACCTCGTTATAGAAGACTCTTTCCCCAACGGGAGGCCAAAACTTGAGGGAGCGGACAGGAATGTTTTCTTAACGGACAGAGAGACTGTCGAAAAAGCAGAGAGGATGAAAGTAACCACCTGCTTGAATCCCCTTCATACAGCTTTAGCGGTTTTTGGATGTCTGCTGGGGTACAAAAAAATTGCCGATGAGATGAGAGATCCTCTTCTAAGAAAGCTTGTTGAGGGGGTAGGAGAAGAAGGGATAAAAGTTGTGGTTGATCCTGGCATCATCAATCCGAGAGAATTTTTAAACGAGGTGATAAATATCCGTCTTCCTAACCCGTACCTACCGGATACTCCTCAAAGGATAGCAACGGATACTTCACAGAAGATGCCTGTTAGATTTGGAGAAACGATAAAATCTTATCACGAAAGACCAGACTTGGATCCTAAAGACTTGAAATATATTCCTCTTGTGATAGCTGGATGGTGTCGATATTTGATGGGAATCGATGACGAAGGCAGAGAAATGCAATTGAGTCCAGATCCCCTTTTAGAAAATCTCACATCGTATGTTTCGAAGATAAAGTTCGGCGATCCTGACTCAATAGACGATCATTTGAAACCCATTCTTTCCAGTCCTCAACTATTCCGAGTGAACCTTTATGAAGTTGGACTTGGAGAGAAAGTGGAAGGACTGTTCAAGAAGATGATCACAGGTCCAGGAGCGGTGAGGAAGACGCTTGAAGAAGCTGTGTAAAGCAAATAAAGCGTTATCTCCAAGAATTCATTTGAGGAAAGCCAAAGGTTTACCTGTGATGGGATGTTTTATGACAACAAATTCCGCTTCATAAATTTCTTGGAGCACCCTTTCGCTTATCACTTCATCGGGTGCTCCGATTTTTATCATCTCACCGTCCTTCATCGCTGCCAATCTGTCGCAAAGGTGTGAAGCAACGTTCACATCATGAAAAACCGCCACCACTGTTTTTCCAGACTTTTGGAGCTTTTTCATCACATCTCCAACGAGAATCACGTTGCTGTAATCCAGATGTGCGGTCAACTCATCCACAAGAATTATCCTTGTGTCCTGA
Protein-coding sequences here:
- a CDS encoding DUF362 domain-containing protein, with translation MKPNLIAARKPEEAATTHPTILRTVLEYLLDKGVQPFVGDSPAFSNFKRVVKVTRVEEVCEELKVPLTPLDDPIEVNGEIFRKIKISRKVLEADKVVNLPKFKTHSQMVMTLGVKNTFGCVTGLEKSSWHMRAKNYDDFANLLIDIHRIVSPILTVLDGIEGMEGNGPTNGRKKNFGIIAVSRNAFALDDAICSFLGIDHLVYTVKNARRRMVTPEYEVFGSFSSTIQLPSTVSTFERFSRAFSRFFVKYPSIDKRRCIKCRLCEERCPASAIDISKQEIDYQKCIRCYVCHEVCPQNAIKLVRKLI
- a CDS encoding ferrous iron transport protein A; the protein is MRLSDLVPGLRAKIKNLDFHGDTHEKLVGMGFVPGEEVEIVQVAPFGDPIVCRVGQRNITLRKRDAENIEVEVLSEVVPLLIARDGIYEVVAMRGGRNFALRMRALGIEKGKRIRVSGGTYYIENRRIALGRGEAMKIWVRRIGNGPEKFDS
- the feoB gene encoding ferrous iron transport protein B; translated protein: MALKSSIREKEASLQTIKVALAGCPNVGKTSLFNALTGTKQYVANWPGVTVEKKEGFFDYEGYKIHLVDLPGTYSLGYSSMDEKIARDYILKGNADIVVVVGDSVNPEQSLYLLLEILEMEKKVILALTAIDEAKKVGIKIDRYELQKHLGVPVVFTSSVTGEGIEELKEKIVDYSQKEDVLHRILIRYGDDIERRISQIERFLHSKRIKVSPRYFALKYLSGDPEFYKEGVKMGLPELDEEERIGYRLLISKKKREYIENVIKEAYSNAMGKPFSLSEAIDHVLTHKFLAFPLFFALMYLVFKFTFDIAQVFADLLDSAFSHLGSFLVNSFGENLFTSFLADGIVGGVGSVLVFVPNIFAMFLALGFLEESGYLPRAAFVMDRIMEKFKLSGRAFMSLILGFGCNVPSIMATRSIDDPKERLVTILIAPFMSCSARLPVYLLILRIFFPNYSAAMLFMIYSLSILVTLLSSVVINWLFYRGKTSPLIMELPRYRLPTFRNLYIYTWNRGKHFLKKAGTIIFVSAILIWVLSYFPAGGDVEKSFSAMIGKSLEWIFKPFGYSWKIVTSLFYGAVAKEVIVSTMAMLYGFQEETLSGAKEALAMEMDPVSAISFLLFVMAYIPCFATIATIYSETNSLKWTLFSIGYSLTVAYSISLLAFYLGKMVVMLV
- a CDS encoding alpha/beta fold hydrolase → MRVKIVLFSLFFGVLTFGFNLILESTPTLYDVVEYYAGDWCIFRMVYDGTVDPYNPPLLETNATVVGKVIKWKSPTEKLIEIHRDESTLNLIVIHGMDAREYTGEMTPYKKEIIKIFKELGERFKINTFLFVYPTLLADPNKSAEAFLKLTKNMDKIIIFAHSMGGIIAEHIANKNPNNVKGIIFSGTPHLGSPLADIIFIDPNEYEKELFISKKEAENLRAALFVSYAGFSVIYAPGYKYLTWGREPKYFSKIPFVNLAGDIPLEGVKSIPEVFINLVTTSAWDTLGLMGLKLLANSVSVLKEDFKRTDGMVPYISASYGGNTLTFNADHEDLYKRKDIILEGISYLLLRILENDRMNW
- a CDS encoding carbohydrate-binding protein, yielding MKSLFISLSISLFLLAACTLTTMFTTPPIEQNITETQWISATIESSESTFTVVTQSELPGADEHGTVVYVSPSSTDTTGFISVWFDLKKLLGEEVGINDSLHFSIDVLQTRVNQATVTMNIIEEDTETVISTKLLTKNEWETFEATYTLSEDPDNLSKFLLGIVASDPATLDFYIDDLKISIQFSSGGVS
- the uxaC gene encoding glucuronate isomerase produces the protein MFLGEKYLLTNKAAEKLFNEVKELPIVDPHNHLSAKDIVENKPWNDIWEVEGATDHYVWELMRRCGVSEEYITGSMDDKEKWFALAKVLPKFVGNPTYEWIHLDLWRRFNIKKVISEETAEEIWEETKKLLPSMTPQKLLKDMGVEILCTTDDPIDTLEYHRKAQEVVEDVKILPTWRPDKAMNLEKEDWKAYLERLGERYGEDTSNLEGFLSALWKSHEHFKAHGCVASDHALLEPLIHYVERKRAEGIHRKAFKGEKLSQEEINDYKAFMMVQFGKMNQEMNWVTQLHIGALRDYRKKLFRTLGPDSGGDISTNFLRIAEGLEYFLNEFDGKLKIVLYVLDPTHLPTIATISRAFPNVFVGAPWWFNDSPFGMEVHLKYLASVDLLYNLAGMVTDSRKLLSFGSRTEVFRRVLSNVVGEMVERGQVPIREAKSLVKHVCYDGPKTLFF
- a CDS encoding bifunctional 4-hydroxy-2-oxoglutarate aldolase/2-dehydro-3-deoxy-phosphogluconate aldolase; the encoded protein is MEKLLEKHKIVAVLRSGSVEEAKEKAQAVFKGGVCLIEITFTVPNAETVIREISFLKEKGAIIGAGTVTNVEQCKKAIESGAEYIISPHLDEEISQYCKERGVFYMPGVMTPTEIVKAMKLGHTILKLFPGELLGPKFVKLMKGPFPNVKFVPTGGVNLNNVCEWFEAGVLAVGVGSALVKGTTDEVTKKAQAFVKKIKECTE
- the uxuB gene encoding D-mannonate dehydrogenase UxuB, whose protein sequence is MRLNRETVKEREAWERIGVRPPYFDLEKVEKNTKERPKWVHFGGGNIFRGFVAAVLQNLLEEGKEDTGINVIELFDYEVIDKVYTPYDNLSIAVTIKPDGNFEKRIIASVGEALKGDPTLPDWNRIKEIFRSPSLQFASLTITEKGYNIEDQTGNLFPQVVEDMKSGPSSPRTSMGKVTALLYERFKAGNLPVAFLSLDNFSRNGEKLYNSVRKIAEEWVKNNLVEEDFLTYLERGVSFPWSMIDKIVPGPSDFTKKHLEDLGIEGMEIFVTSKKTHIAPFVNMEWAQYLVIEDSFPNGRPKLEGADRNVFLTDRETVEKAERMKVTTCLNPLHTALAVFGCLLGYKKIADEMRDPLLRKLVEGVGEEGIKVVVDPGIINPREFLNEVINIRLPNPYLPDTPQRIATDTSQKMPVRFGETIKSYHERPDLDPKDLKYIPLVIAGWCRYLMGIDDEGREMQLSPDPLLENLTSYVSKIKFGDPDSIDDHLKPILSSPQLFRVNLYEVGLGEKVEGLFKKMITGPGAVRKTLEEAV